A portion of the Solea senegalensis isolate Sse05_10M linkage group LG17, IFAPA_SoseM_1, whole genome shotgun sequence genome contains these proteins:
- the exoc8 gene encoding exocyst complex component 8 — MAETGNRLRKLLESPNFDPQNYVKQLSQQSDGDRDLQEHRQKIQNLADETAQNLKKNVYKNYRQFIETAKEISYLESEMYQLSHILTEQKSIMESITQALWSADKDETSKEMQAAFPKETEEVKQRTLTSLLEKVEGGKNIMDTPGRHLVYNGDLVEFDVDNMSPIQKVHAFLMNDCLLIATWLPNRRGTVKYKYNALYDLESFAVVNVKDNHPMKDMFKILMFPDSRIFQAENSKIKKEWLEILDETKKNKVTKDRHKKEEEPPTSPVRAEVSTNPFDMDDDDPADAEEGVDLSLEWIQELPEDLDVCIAQRDFEGAVDLLDKLNEYLKDQPVNQRVRELRLTVDERVRQLTEVLVFELSPDRSLRGGPKATRRAVLQLIRLGQSTKACELFLNNRAAAVHTAIRQLRIEGATLLYIHKLCNIFFTSLLETAKEFETDFAGNTGCYSAFVVWSKSAMRMFVDAFSSQVFDSKESLSTAAECVKVAKEHCQQLVDIGLDLTFTLQSLLVKDVKAALQSYKDIIIEATKHRNSEEMWRRMNLMTPEALVKLKDEMRSCGIGSFEQYTGDDCWVNLSYTMVAFTKQMMNFLDEGLKLYFPELHMVLLESLREIILVAVQHVDYSLRCEQDPEKKAFILQNATFLHDTVLPVVERRFEEGVGKPAKQLQDLRKSNRSVRINPESTTSLV, encoded by the exons ATGGCAGAAACTGGAAATCGATTACGGAAACTGCTCGAATCGCCCAATTTCGACCCACAGAACTACGTGAAGCAGCTGTCACAGCAGTCCGACGGCGACAGAGATTTGCAGGAGCATCGTCAGAAAATCCAAAATTTGGCCGACGAAACGGCACAAAACCTGAAGAAGAATGTCTACAAGAACTACAGGCAGTTCATCGAGACGGCCAAGGAGATCTCCTACCTGGAGAGTGAGATGTACCAGCTGAGCCACATCCTGACGGAGCAGAAGAGTATCATGGAGAGCATCACCCAGGCCTTGTGGTCCGCGGATAAAGATGAGACCTCCAAAGAGATGCAGGCTGCGTTCCCCAAAGAAACAGAGGAGGTGAAGCAGAGGACGCTCACCTCCCTACTGGAGAAGGTGGAGGGCGGTAAAAACATCATGGACACCCCAGGGAGGCACCTTGTCTACAATGGTGACCTTGTTGAGTTTGATGTAGACAACATGTCCCCCATCCAGAAGGTGCACGCTTTCCTCATGAACGACTGCCTGTTGATCGCCACCTGGCTGCCAAACCGAAGAGGAACGGTGAAGTACAAGTACAACGCCCTGTACGACCTGGAGAGCTTTGCGGTCGTCAACGTGAAGGACAACCATCCCATGAAGGACATGTTCAAGATCCTCATGTTCCCCGACAGTCGCATCTTCCAGGCAGAGAACAGCAAGATCAAGAAGGAGTGGCTTGAGATCCTGGATGAAACCAAGAAGAACAAAGTCACCAAGGACAGGCacaagaaagaggaggagccgCCGACGTCCCCTGTGAGGGCTGAAGTGTCCACCAACCCTTTCGACATGGACGACGACGACCCTGCGGATGCTGAAGAAGGCGTGGACCTCAGCCTCGAGTGGATCCAGGAGCTTCCAGAGGATCTGGACGTCTGCATTGCCCAGAGAGACTTTGAGGGCGCTGTGGACCTGCTAGACAAGCTAAATGAGTACCTCAAAGACCAGCCGGTCAACCAGAGGGTCAGAGAGCTGCGGTTGACGGTGGACGAGCGTGTGCGGCAGCTGACGGAGGTCCTGGTGTTTGAGTTATCTCCAGATCGGTCACTTCGTGGAGGACCTAAAGCTACCAGGAGGGCTGTTTTACAGCTGATCAGACTAG GTCAGTCCACAAAAGCCTGCGAGCTGTTCCTGAATAACCGAGCCGCCGCGGTCCATACGGCCATACGGCAGCTTCGCATCGAGGGAGCCACGCTGCTCTACATCCACAAGCTCTGCAACATCTTCTTCACCAGCCTGCTGGAGACGGCCAAGGAGTTCGAAACAGACTTTGCGGGAAACACGGGCTGCTACTCAGCCTTCGTGGTCTGGTCCAAGTCAGCCATGAGGATGTTTGTGGACGCCTTCAGCAGTCAG GTGTTTGACAGTAAGGAGAGTCTGTCGACGGCGGCCGAGTGCGTCAAAGTGGCGAAAGAACACTGTCAGCAGCTGGTGGACATCGGCCTGGACCTGACCTTCACGCTGCAGTCCCTGCTGGTCAAGGACGTCAAGGCGGCGCTGCAGAGCTACAAGGACATCATCATCGAAGCCACCAAGCACCGCAACTCTGAGGagatgtggaggaggatgaaCCTCATGACGCCCGAGGCTCTGGTCAAACTCAAG GACGAGATGCGCAGCTGTGGCATCGGCAGCTTCGAGCAGTACACGGGCGACGACTGCTGGGTGAACCTGAGCTACACCATGGTGGCCTTCACCAAGCAGATGATGAACTTCCTGGACGAGGGCCTGAAGCTCTACTTCCCCGAGCTGCACATGGTGCTGCTGGAGAGCCTGAGGGAGATCATCCTGGTGGCCGTGCAGCACGTGGACTACAGCCTGCGCTGCGAGCAGGACCCCGAGAAGAAGGCCTTCATCCTGCAGAACGCCACGTTCCTCCACGACACGGTGCTGCCCGTGGTGGAGCGCAGGTTCGAGGAGGGCGTGGGCAAACCGGCCAAACAGCTGCAGGACCTGAGGAAGAGCAACAGGTCTGTTCGAATCAACCCAGAGAGCACCACGTCTTTGGTCTGA